In the Haloferula helveola genome, one interval contains:
- a CDS encoding sugar phosphate isomerase/epimerase family protein, whose amino-acid sequence MKLHNAMWPGLVGKEPDTDHPPISLEHMLELTTAAEVDGRKYDGVDIFLFHPHTDPDASEDEIRKMGDLIASNGLEVGSLVAPVWPGTVGGPAFGSDEDRKNFVLAVEKACRIGKILKEQGVRKHGVIRVDTAGGTEDFAKDPAGNTAKVAETFREAGKVAEQFGERIAAEGEICWGGFHSWKAAVDTLEATAMPGVVGFQADLAHTYLYLLGYNAPEAALLKEGYTDEEFWPAYKIMTDALRPWTIDFHVAQNDGSVHGTGSHDKTGRHCPADDPNGKLDIAKCSTYWLEGAADRGIEHLCWDGCMFDNSVLEDPATWNAILKAMIAVDEAI is encoded by the coding sequence ATGAAACTCCACAACGCAATGTGGCCCGGCCTTGTCGGCAAGGAGCCCGATACCGATCACCCGCCGATCTCGCTCGAGCACATGCTCGAACTCACCACCGCCGCCGAAGTGGACGGCCGCAAGTACGACGGCGTCGACATCTTCCTTTTCCACCCGCACACCGATCCGGACGCGTCCGAGGACGAGATCCGCAAGATGGGTGACCTGATCGCCTCCAACGGCCTCGAAGTCGGCTCACTCGTCGCGCCGGTCTGGCCTGGCACCGTCGGCGGTCCCGCCTTCGGATCGGACGAGGACCGCAAGAACTTCGTGCTCGCCGTCGAGAAGGCCTGCCGGATCGGCAAGATCCTCAAGGAGCAGGGCGTCCGGAAGCACGGCGTGATCCGCGTTGATACCGCAGGCGGCACCGAGGACTTCGCCAAGGACCCCGCCGGCAACACCGCCAAGGTCGCCGAGACCTTCCGCGAGGCGGGCAAGGTGGCCGAGCAATTCGGCGAGCGCATCGCTGCGGAAGGCGAGATCTGCTGGGGCGGCTTCCACTCGTGGAAGGCGGCCGTGGATACCCTCGAGGCGACCGCCATGCCCGGAGTCGTCGGGTTCCAGGCCGACCTCGCGCACACCTACCTCTACCTCCTCGGCTACAATGCCCCGGAAGCCGCGTTGCTCAAGGAAGGCTACACCGACGAGGAGTTCTGGCCGGCGTATAAGATCATGACCGACGCGTTGCGCCCATGGACAATCGATTTCCACGTCGCGCAGAACGACGGTTCCGTCCACGGCACCGGCAGCCACGACAAAACCGGCCGCCACTGCCCGGCCGACGATCCGAACGGCAAGCTCGATATCGCCAAGTGCTCGACCTACTGGCTCGAAGGCGCCGCCGACCGCGGCATCGAGCACCTCTGCTGGGACGGTTGCATGTTCGACAATTCCGTGCTCGAGGATCCGGCCACGTGGAACGCCATCCTCAAGGCGATGATCGCCGTCGACGAGGCGATCTGA
- a CDS encoding Gfo/Idh/MocA family oxidoreductase, translating to MASKPIRIGLIGYGFMGRTHSNAYSQLAHFFDTDHYPVRQAVCGRSEDKVKAFAEKWGFESYETDWRELVKRDDIDAIDICTPNNSHAEIALECIKHGKMILCEKPLALNGEEGESMVKAVEDSGLPNLVWYNYRFLPAVSHAKNIVDAGELGRVFHYRANFLQDWTISEDLPQGGEALWRLDAAAAGSGVTGDLLAHCIDTARWINGDIVSVSAMTETFIKERVHTATGEKQAVTIDDACAFLARFENGSLAIFESTRYARGHKALYTFEINGEHKSIFWDLHDLNRLQYFDHGVPGDRRGWSNIHVSDGDQPYCGNWWVPGLCLGYEHSFTHALYEFFKDLDDPQPKKRYPDFRDALGTQYVCDAVLDSAKSGQWVDVKKA from the coding sequence ATGGCAAGCAAACCAATCCGAATCGGACTCATCGGCTACGGCTTCATGGGCCGGACCCACTCGAACGCCTACTCGCAACTCGCCCACTTCTTCGACACCGACCACTACCCGGTCCGTCAGGCCGTTTGCGGCCGCAGCGAGGACAAGGTCAAGGCCTTCGCCGAGAAATGGGGCTTCGAGTCCTACGAAACCGACTGGCGCGAGCTGGTGAAGCGCGACGACATCGACGCGATCGACATCTGCACGCCGAACAACTCGCACGCCGAGATCGCTCTCGAGTGCATCAAGCACGGCAAGATGATCCTCTGCGAAAAGCCGCTCGCGCTGAACGGCGAGGAGGGGGAATCGATGGTGAAGGCGGTCGAGGACAGCGGCCTGCCGAACCTCGTCTGGTACAACTACCGTTTCCTTCCGGCGGTGAGCCACGCCAAGAACATCGTCGATGCCGGCGAGCTCGGCCGCGTGTTCCACTACCGTGCGAATTTCCTGCAGGACTGGACGATCTCGGAAGACCTGCCGCAGGGCGGCGAGGCGTTGTGGCGTCTCGATGCCGCCGCCGCGGGTTCCGGTGTGACCGGCGACCTGCTCGCCCACTGCATCGACACCGCCCGCTGGATCAACGGCGACATCGTCTCCGTTTCGGCCATGACCGAGACCTTCATCAAGGAGCGCGTTCACACCGCGACCGGTGAGAAGCAGGCGGTCACGATCGATGATGCCTGCGCCTTCCTCGCGCGCTTCGAGAACGGCTCGCTGGCGATCTTCGAGTCGACCCGCTACGCCCGCGGTCACAAGGCACTCTACACCTTCGAGATCAACGGCGAGCACAAGTCGATCTTCTGGGACCTGCACGATCTCAACCGGCTCCAGTACTTCGACCACGGCGTTCCCGGCGACCGCCGCGGCTGGAGCAATATCCACGTCAGCGACGGCGACCAGCCGTACTGCGGCAACTGGTGGGTGCCCGGTCTGTGCCTCGGCTACGAGCACAGCTTTACCCATGCGCTCTACGAGTTCTTCAAGGACCTCGATGATCCGCAGCCGAAGAAGCGCTACCCCGACTTCCGCGACGCGCTCGGCACCCAGTATGTCTGCGACGCCGTGCTCGATTCCGCGAAGTCCGGCCAGTGGGTCGACGTGAAGAAGGCCTGA